GCATCAGGGGCGCGGAAACGATAGCGAGCGCGCAAATCGGCTGCGCGCTCAGCGATGGTGGCATCAATAGGGAGCAGTGTGAAATTGCGGCTGTGAAGCAATAGGTCGCGATATTCCTGCTCGACTGTTGTGTTGCCTTTTTGTTTCGGCCGAGTAAGAACCTCGGTTAAGGTGACCATCGAGCTGTAGCCCCGCACTGCTCTTGTATCTACTCGGCGAACAAACTCACGTACAATATCCACATAGGTCGAATGACGTTCCACGAAGTAGATCAACGGAGCGGTGTCGAATCCGAGATCTGTGACACCGACCAAGGCATCGTCGACCTTGCTCATGGTCGATG
This sequence is a window from Deltaproteobacteria bacterium. Protein-coding genes within it:
- a CDS encoding type II toxin-antitoxin system VapC family toxin; the protein is MGSSTMSKVDDALVGVTDLGFDTAPLIYFVERHSTYVDIVREFVRRVDTRAVRGYSSMVTLTEVLTRPKQKGNTTVEQEYRDLLLHSRNFTLLPIDATIAERAADLRARYRFRAPDALQIAAALAAGCQAFLTNDAALKRTVELRVLVLDDLKTQA